Genomic window (Candidatus Eisenbacteria bacterium):
GACCGCGCCTTCGAGGGCGACCGCTGCAACTGTGCCGTCACCGAGGCTGGAGGGCGTATCGGCCCCGTCTACCTCGGCCGCGTGCAGAGCCAGCCGGCGCCCCAACCGCAATCGAAGCCCTGACGGCGCGACGCTCGCGTCGGGTCACCGCGGCGATACCGCGAACAGCGCCTGCGGCTCCCCCACGCCCTTCAGCTCGTGGGCGCCCCGTGGGGTGAAGTCGACCTCCGCCGACGTCCGAGCGAGCCCCCGCACGGTGTCGGTGACGAGGACCTCGCCCGGCGCGGCCGCGGCGGCGACGCGTGCCGCGAGGTTCACGGCTCCGCCGTAGACGTTGCCGCCCTCGTCGATCACGTCGCCCGCGTGGAGGCCCAGGTGCAGCGACAGGCCGGCTGCCGACGCGGCGTCGCGACAGCGCAGGGCGACGGCGATGGCATTGCGCGCCGACGCGAACACCGCGAGGACGCCGTCGCCGACGAGCTTGCCGTCGATCGATCGGCCGGTGCCGTCGCGGATGAGGCCGCGCAGGCGCTCGTCGAGGTCGCGCGCACGGCGCCGGAAGGCGTCGTCGCCGAGCTGCTCGGTGAGCGCGGTCGAGTCGACGATGTCGGCGAACAGGATGACCGCCGTGCTCTGCGCCGCCGGGGCGGCGGACCCGACCGGCAGGCCGAGGAAGTCCGCGATGGCGGCGACCATGCGTGGATCGTCGAGGACGCGGGCGACGTACTTGCCCTCCATCTCCACTACGCGGGCGTTCGGCAGCCTGGCGGCGACGCGCCGCACGCTGTTCGGCTGGGACGCGATGCTCTGGGCCGGCAGGATCACGAGGGCAGGGACGGCGATCTCCGGAAGCAGCGCCGACACGTCCGTCGCCACGTGCGCATTCCAGTGTGCGAAGTACTCCGCCGGGCTC
Coding sequences:
- a CDS encoding adenylate/guanylate cyclase domain-containing protein — protein: MRGSVQYVAAADGTILACTEEGQGLPCLYLSPIASHLERARDVDALRSFFDWTAARARLVRMDYRGTGLSQRGAVDCSMDRIVEDIDRVLGHFGVEGAAVLSFGPSTLAAIAFAHRFPSRVGRLVLHHPVVTGSDLQAGGGMAQLGEIAQTNWELFTVLGQTAVFGGSDARADQQAAVLRAAASPAEYFAHWNAHVATDVSALLPEIAVPALVILPAQSIASQPNSVRRVAARLPNARVVEMEGKYVARVLDDPRMVAAIADFLGLPVGSAAPAAQSTAVILFADIVDSTALTEQLGDDAFRRRARDLDERLRGLIRDGTGRSIDGKLVGDGVLAVFASARNAIAVALRCRDAASAAGLSLHLGLHAGDVIDEGGNVYGGAVNLAARVAAAAAPGEVLVTDTVRGLARTSAEVDFTPRGAHELKGVGEPQALFAVSPR